ACCTTGCATTGGCCGGTGAGATTTTGCGCCGCCATGAAGCCCATGCCAAAAGCATGGCAAACGCCCACTAAACACACTACACACGGACACGGAAGCACAACCCGATGGCAGCAAAACGAAAAGGTTTAGGTCGTGGTTTAGACGCATTGCTAAGCGCTGGCAAGCCCGCGCCGGGCAACACAGATGCCGCAACGGCTGGCGATAAACCGGCCCCTGCCGACGGCCTGCTTACCGAGCTACCCGTGGAATTTATTCAGCGCGGCAAGTACCAGCCGCGCCGGGATATGCACCCGGAAGCCCTGGAAGAATTGGCGGCCTCCATCAAGGCCCAAGGGGTGATGCAACCCATTGTGGTGCGCGGCATTGCGCCCGGCCCCGACGGCGGCCCGCGCTATGAAATTATTGCCGGCGAGCGCCGCTGGCGCGCCACCCAACTGGCCGGCCTGGATAAAATTCCCGCCGTTGTACGCGATGTACCCGATGAAGCCGCCATCGCCATGGCGCTTATTGAAAACATCCAGCGCGAAGATTTAAACCCCGTCGAAGAGGCTGTTGCCCTCAAGCGTCTGCAGGATGAATTTGAATTAACCCAGCAGGAAGTGGCCGATGCCGTTGGCAAATCGCGCACCACCGTCACCAACCTGCTGCGTTTGATAGCCCTGGCCGACGACGTTAAGAAAATGCTAGAGCACGGCGACCTGGAGATGGGCCACGCGCGCTGCCTGCTGACACTCGATGAGATAGACCAGCGCGAAATCGCACGCCAGGTGGCCGCGCGCGGCCTGTCTGTGCGGCAAACCGAGGCCTTGGTGCGCAAGGTGCAGCAAGAGCAAACCAAAGCCGTGCCCGCCCAGAATGCCAGCCCCGATGTGCGCCACCTTGAAGAAGGCCTGGCTGAGCACATAGGTGTGCCCGTCCAGCTGC
This genomic stretch from Simiduia sp. 21SJ11W-1 harbors:
- a CDS encoding ParB/RepB/Spo0J family partition protein, producing the protein MAAKRKGLGRGLDALLSAGKPAPGNTDAATAGDKPAPADGLLTELPVEFIQRGKYQPRRDMHPEALEELAASIKAQGVMQPIVVRGIAPGPDGGPRYEIIAGERRWRATQLAGLDKIPAVVRDVPDEAAIAMALIENIQREDLNPVEEAVALKRLQDEFELTQQEVADAVGKSRTTVTNLLRLIALADDVKKMLEHGDLEMGHARCLLTLDEIDQREIARQVAARGLSVRQTEALVRKVQQEQTKAVPAQNASPDVRHLEEGLAEHIGVPVQLQQSAKGKGKLVLSYNSLDELDGILAHLRYKTNG